AAACTTTCACTTTACCTTAAGAattgtgtgtacgtgtgtgtgtgtgttgtcctttaggaagtttaagggaaaaatcaacagtcagacTGCAAAAGAAAAACTCCATTAGATGCCTATGTGTAAAGCAAACatacattgtgtttaatttacaaatcagGACGGACTACTAGGGTATCACATTGGTATGTAAATGTGCGCGTGTGCGGCTCTTGATGTCACAGCAGGTGTTTCCTCCGCGCTGCCATCCGGTCACACccgggataaaggacgagggttacaGAAAACAGCTACCTTCGTCAAACGAGTGCAtgccttcactgccttgcactttgGAAACTTGGAGGAGCCACTCACGTTAGTTATTCACCGgtgccgccatctttgttttggtcggacGACGCATCGGCGCGCACATTTTGCGTCGACATATTTTTTGCGTTGATGTCATCAATTACGTCGACGCGTTGTCCCGGTCCGAGCAgctcttgtactttttttatttttttatttgttcaatcAATCGATACACTCTTGTGCAGAGTTATTTCTTTACCACTCAGTTTCTTTTTCTTGCTAGGTCCAGCAGACTTGCGCCGAGAAGGAGGGGTCTCATCAATTTGCAACTCGTCCTCAGACTCCAGCTCAGACAAACTCGACCCTTCAGCAGCGAGATGTTGGTAACTTCCAGCACCTCCTGCCCCATCCTTCCTGTAATCAGAGAGGAGGtaggtaaaaacaaacaatgttaAGCAATAAACTAGGTTTGCTAAAGATTTCATGTGGGTGCAATTCATACCCTTGGATTTTTCCATTAGTCAGCACCAACCTAAGTTTGCTCTTATTGAGCTTCCCTTCAAACCCATCCAAAGGCAACTCCAACTGTGAAAGTAATATTTTGTGAAACACTGCACAATGCTTGATAATTAATCCATAATATGTCCATGAATACTCCATACCTTGTTCTTGAGCTTAGACTTCCCAGGTTGAAATttcttcagtgtgtgtttagtgtgaaTCTCAAGCAGGTCTAGTTCCCCTGCTTCAGCCTTTAGTAGCCCTTTTTGACTCTTCTTTTTGGTTCCCACTGGCCCAACGTCCACAGCCATTTCCTTGGACTTGAGGCCTTTCTTTTTCCCAGGTGGGCGACCTGAATTCTGTGCAGTGGTCAGTGGTGCTTTGGACAGTGGTGAACCAGGAAACTGTGGTCCAGTTCGCCCAATATTTTGTTGAAAGATATCCTGATAGGGTATTATGTGCTAtgttaaataacaataataaagctcctttttttgttgtttgattgttttttgtttttgtttctagtCAATACCTCAACCAGACGAATCTCTTTGGCCAAGTCCTTTACTAATGTTTGAGTGTTGATGGTTCCTGGAATCTCCACTTCATGCCCTGCCAAAGCCTGAAAAACAGAGACATACAGTCACTCATTTGTTACATGTAGAACTGGGAACCACAAAGGAAGGCAATTTCTATTATAAACTTTGTATGGCTGAGAAAAGTAAACACTTgactaaatgaaacctcaagtttggtttttaatacaaaatctTTAAACGTTTATCTGCTAATcaaaaaacagaatattttctgcacaaaacatttatttttacttggAGAAATTAAGGTACATAGGTGTGTGAGCTATGTGTGTAGTCAGGTGAGCTGGAGCAAGGTCAAATCTAAATAAGGTAGGATAATGACAACTAACAAAAACTCCTTGAAGCATTTTGGGAACCATTTTACCTCTTTACGTGTCCAGCCGCGGAAAGCGTTGTTCAGGGCTTTTGCTCCATGAACAAGATAAGTGGCCGGGTGTCTGCGATTTTCTCTCAATCctgttacaataaaaacataaaaaaaaaaacaaaaacacaagacaatttCTATTAAAGATTAATATGGGCAACGTTGACCAAATCAACTGTCCACATTCAAACTCAAACTATTAAAATGAATTCAGTGAAACATCCCTCACCTCTAAATGTATCGAGAAGATGTTTTCCGACATACCAGCACACTGTTTCAAAGTTGGGAAATCGGAACAAGTCTGCAGTACTTAACCTTTTCTCTATTTCATATGCcctaaaaaatagaaaacaaaatacatgaatCATATTACATTGTTAGAGCTAATACACGTTAAATAGTAAATGTAAACATCGTCAGTCAAGTATTACAAGAACTACACAATTTATAATAGTGTATAATGCTCTGACCTAATAATTGTTGTagatttgtaaaaatgtatcttGTGTAAATGTATGTCTTGCATTTATCGTGCTTTCCTAAGTAAAGGGTAACAGAGCAACTATACTCAAATACAATTATTGCAGATGTATTCTcatctgaagaagaaaaaagtaagGTAAAAtctatttacaatttaaaaaaaatacttctacAATATATTTCCAAACTATCGGAACATAAAATGCATTGTTAAAGAAAACTGTGACTTTCACATATCGCTTTGAATTTAATAAACATGTAGAGTCTAAAAAGGTGAATTTCaggcttatttaaaaaaaaaatcaaacttaaGCAAATGAATGCAATCtaataataaaattgaaaaaagagaATGGAATGAAGTatcatcatttattttgaaataaattatgttaattctattttattttttaaactaaccGCAGTTGCATGTCAATGTTGAGACTATGCAAAAAGTTTCCTCCAAAGGCAAGGCAGTCCACTGGAGTCAGCACAGCATGAATCCACCCTAAAAATTGAACGATTTTAATAAGAGTTGTActcaaattacaaaaatgtaagtATGGACATCTTGAGGGCTTGTctaaattttacaaaaaaatacatgcatAATTAATCAGTTTTCTCCAAATACAGCCGCACCATTTTTGGCTAATAGAAACTGGCTAGGAATATTCTCAACAACTTTTACACACACGGCTGGTGCTGCCCTGACCTGGCCGGTCTCTctcttatgtttttttgtgagtATACCataacttaaagctgatatcaagagtttctgagaaatctatgttcatgtatgattcttttgaaatgcaaaaaaatacccaactagtcttttactatggtctactgccggtatcattcatatacattaatgtatgtaagtccctccttcgtcctacagacccctatacaaaaggaaacgatcgccgagagtgcccagccaataggcttcgacttcctggatcgaggactgtcaatcaaagtgaatgcacgtGCTGTGTAAACAGTGCACGTAAACGAGGCCGCGTATCtcaaacaggtatcactctgagcagcagAGCGTCATGGAGGGGCGCTCTGAAACTCCaaagttacccattccacgattgccaacgtataaagcttctactaaaagacaaaagaaaagtaACATAGAagcgtagcttctggtagattggcagaggcagaggaggaagtagagctgataagggcgggacattgagacatATGCATATACACTGTTTACGGGGGCTATTGTTTCATTCCAAACCATTTATGTTGAAATAACTTATTCCATTGTCACAAATCatgtaaaaatgttatttgcCCAGGAGTCATAACATTACACTACTGACAACTGACATCTCACCTGTTGGTATGAACAATGTGTTTCCCTGTTTGAGAGAACACTTGTAGCACATGTCGACCTGGTCCCCAAAAAACATCTCATTCTGGCTGGATGAGGAACTCCACCGCTCAAAAAGAGCAAGGTTGGCTGGGGTGGGAGAAATCAAGTAAAAGATTTTCTCgccctgaaaaacaaaaaagactttGATTAATATCCAAATAATTTTACaagctgtttgtttttaaagacaCTTGTCTTCTGCTTACTCTCAGGACATGGTACCACACTGAAGTGCCTCCAAAGTCAATGTGAAAATCTGTGTAGCTATCCTTGACGCCCATGAGGCAGTACTTCTGCACATTGGGACGTTCGAAAACAGACTCTTCAGGCCAGAGGTTCTCCACCCATGAAAGCTTCCTCACAATCTTTGGAGTTTCCACCAAATTTGAAAGCCTACGGCAAGTCCAGTACAacatatttacttttattcaaaagattCTCAACCTTTTGTTATGACTCATCATTTAATGTGACTGTTAACCGTAAAGTACTCAATAAATAGTTGAATGATAAGCATACCTGGTCTCTGAGAACTCGAGGCTAATGACATTGAGCACTCGTTCTCGGTTTGGACTGTTGTAGTATTCAACAAAGTCACCCAACCGCATCTTTAGATCACACTGGCGAGCCACATCTATCACATCAATCTCTTTGTCAGCACCTGCAATTTTTTGTGCAAAACGGGgtcttttaaattatatttaaaacaattaGATTTTTGAACAACATAAATCTTATTTTCTATTTCCATTACTCATTAAAATAAGCGACGCACAGAAAACAGTTTACCAGCATTACAGAGCTAGACTTTCCAAGGCAAAAATGATTCTGTCCTTACCAATGTAATGTTCTACATCATTGACATTGAATGATGAGGGAGGAAGAGTCATGCCGAGGCCATCCCGCCTCAGCACCATCACAGGAACACTGAAGGAATGCTCTTCCAGAAATTCAACTGTCAGTTGGGCACCAGTTGGCTTTAGCAGGACTTCATCAGCACTTTCAAAGTAATACAAGTAGACATAAGCGTGAAATTGCAGGAGACAAATATTCAGAACAAATTACTATCACTATCAATGGTGATTAATGATGAAGATGCAACATGGTAATTAACGCTCATCCATCCTTTGTTGCTGTTATATATGTACACACTATATATGTACTatgaacacaaaatgaaaacattaagcCCTTATACATACAAATCTGGAATCGGAGCTGTCACATAAAAGTAAATTTCAGATATGATACGTTTAAATCAGTGTCCAAGTtgttttagttcaagggccaaatacagaccagttcgatcacaagtgggccacaggttttaggcgAGAAAATGATCAagttcaacattaatgtgcccaagtttgcaatttcagttataaattagacaaagtatggaaggcatcaacaatatctaggCAATAAGTGATAGGGATTTAAATGtcttttgatttgtttattttttgaagattttttatttaatttggggagattttatggaatcatttgagaaaaattgaatggattttggaaacattttgagttctttcaacaacaatttacaattgaattatttggtcatttacacaataattcatgttttctctgtcaattaactttctcctgcacTCCAAATCGGCCTGAGCAAACTTTATTAACTCTGATTTACATGTTAATGGACATTATCCAAATTATATTAGAGAAAgcatgtacagtatttactgATGTAAGAGgtttttttactttataaaCATGCGGTCTTGGGTTGACAAAGTGATAACAGCCGCATTAACTGACCTGAAGTAGAAGGCACATGAAAGCTGTCctatattttatattcttaGCGAGGAAAAAATGATGGTCAACTCTTAGAACTAGCCTGCTGGAGTTACTTGTAATTGTGCATCAGTTTGGTTTGCACAATTTTACTAATATggtttatgcacattttttaaccagATTGTAACAGgtcaaataattcatttaaatacatatCAATGAGATATGTAACAAATATGTTTGTTGCAAACaggcacattttttaaaaatcatttcttAACCCCCGACTTGAAGTTTGTTGACACAGAATGATGAGTGAGACTTACTTTGGGAATGTGCGACTACGTAGCTCTCTGACAAACTGTGTACTACCAGTTTTGACAGGGCGACTTGGGTCTCTTGCTGCAGCAGAAGCTGAATCCGTCTGCTTACTGCCTCCTCTGCGTTTCCGCACTAAAGGGATATCGGAGAAATGTCCAATTAATGCCCAAACCAAATAAATGCATGTCCATTGTCCAATGGTTAACCTAATTAAATTATGACTTACTGACAGATGGGCCATGAGTGACCTGACAGTTAGGACAGTGATACAAGTCGATCTCAGCCGCCTTATCCTCTTCGACTCCAACACAACTACAGAAGAAAAATTATCATTAGCCAAACTGCACTACAGATCCAGCCTATAAAGAccaacattgatgaatctaacAACTTATTGCATCTACATCAAACAATTACATTAAACCCAAATGCTACTTATAGATGGAAGAAAGAGAAATATCTCCTTGGAAAAGTTCCCTACCTTCCATGAAACCAGTCTTGACAAATGTCACACTCGATCATGAAGCGTGTCACATCATATGGCAGGCGACACAAGCAGTACACTGGCACTGAAGCCATGTTCAGGCTTGAAACAAGGGACCAAAGGATAAATAAGTAGTTGGTTCACAATGTGGATGCTGCCGATGAGCTAATCTCTATCACTTCCCGTCCAGATCCTTGTTGTTAGGCAGCAAAGCTGTAAGGACATACACGAtacattattcatttattggaTACAATAACACGATTGCATAGACTATGATAAAACATTGATACCTATTTGGAATTCGTTTCCATCACAGAATAATTCACTTGATCTAAAACTCAGTAAAACACTACCACTACATAAACTAAATGAAtctaactaaaactaaaattaaatacaGCATGGTTTGTGTAGCGTCacataaatgtttaataatgtaTTCTGTATTAACATTAGCAGTTGATTTGTTTACCATCATGTTAGGTTTAAGAAGCTATGCCGTAAACTCAATGGTGTAAACACGCCGTGCTCTGTGTATCAACAATCATACGCGATCAGCATAGTAGCTAATGTTAGCTGCTACGGCTAACGATATAGCAACAAAACCTGCAAAAACGGGGAGCCGTAACacagtaaacaacatttttcaCAATTAAAGTAAGATTCATTCTATTATGAATTATTAGAATTTGgccaaattaaattacaaaatcCGGCTAATGTTAGCTACTCACCAAAGTGAAGCTACCGTTGGGCCAAATATCGATAAGCCGCCGTAATCCCTACGCAAGTCCGGGGCTGACTGAGGCCTTCTTATGCGACGTCGGGTGCTAACTATTTACGtccattacatttatgtttgcacgttatgccaaaaataaatacaaagccCATTAATTTACAATGGACCCGCAAATCTAAAAGCAGCTAAACGAgccagacaacaacaaataacgGCGTGCTTGACTGCATCAACGCCATTTCAAAGACAGGAACGTCAACCCGTTGTCCATCGATCTCTGTTATGTGTGAACAATAAAGTTATTGCTTTTCAAAAGCGGACAGGagctgagataaaaaaaaaaaaaaaaaactgggcgGGAGGTTCAAATTATTGTCTCTTTTTTAGCGCGTAgatttaatttataaaataaaaataaaaataaaaatgcatttaatatgATGAATGCTTTATTCATAAAAGCAATATTCTTACTTTGTATCAACTGAACCTGTTATGTTTACCTAATGCATTTAAAAGGAATCACTTTTCTGTATATCATCTTTGTGCTTATTTTTGTGTGAATATTTCAAGCTAGCTAAACTTTAGTcaatataatgaataaataatgcataaattaattttttcaaaattaatttatgtttatattatatatgGCATCAAACATTGAAATAGTTTGCCTCCTTATTCGTATTTTTATTTCCAActctatatatctatacatcCCCGAACGTGGAGAGCCTTATTTTATCATATATGGTCGTTATCTTATCTGATGTATTAAAATGTCAAAGCAAAAACTAAAATCCAAACAGGTAGACAGAGCCCACTGCACCCCCTAGGGGCAATAGGTGAGAGTGCAGAGAGGAATACAATATAGTgtctaaaataataacaataataataaaccataATATATGTTGTATTTTACAAAAAGGTACAACTACATATGGGGATTAATGCACCAATAAAAAGCACATACAACAACACATGTAAGTATATGGAGACAGACACACTGCTGCATCACTGTAAAGACTGATAGCTGTCTCAATGGCAATAAAATGATGCACAACATTTCTTCTTTATGTActataacacattttatgttatagtACATGTACTCTTGAAGTTTATTCTACTACAACAATGTTGAAAaattcaaagaataaataattCCTATGGGATTTAGGGGCACAAATGTCAGTGGGGATTATTGAAATATTTTCTCCCCAGTAAGTGGTATCTGGATctaaaaggtttgagaacccctggtgtagATAGTAGATGGAGGATAGGAAGGTTTGTAGCACAGTAGTGTGTGCTTTCTGGACAAGGGCAGAGATGGAGACGCTGAGTATAGTGACCAGCGTGAGGCAGTGATAAACAATCATCCATCTGAATTATGaggaaaaacaagtaaaaaaaaggcaaaaattggaaaaaccttttgaagacatgttttttaatgataacCTTCCAAATTATAGGATGTAATAGGAGTGTATAGTGCCGACTGTTGCAAATCTAGTGTTCTTTTTGTTATTGTAGcaggaattttctttaaaaaaaaaaaaaaaaaactgtgacaaaCTTTTTAAGAGTTCTTAAGACTTTCTTTACACTCAACAAACAAAAGTGACACTAAAGGTGTAGAGTGAccagcatccatccatccatccatccaatctTGTTCTCAGtcagaggcaaaaaaaaaaaaaaaaaatgatgcagaCATTCAAACATGGTGttttacataatttattttgattagttacaaaacataaataaaatcaacagaTGAATTAGTTACAATTTACAGAGGCTAATTCACcaagttttttttcacaacTGATTTCCCCAAATGTGCTTTAGTCATTGGTTCTCAGTCATGCCATTGTGGGTCTCCCATTATTTCTTgcttaatttaatatttattccaaCATGCAGCCCAGCACAAGGGCTGTATgtgaaaactattaaaaaaaaaaagaatagaatcTCAAGCAGACTGGCCCGGTCAGGTTTCTGAGAGGTATATTACAGCAGGAAGTCCCATGTAAATAGGGATGAAAACCAATGTTTTAATACCTTCTAAAATCAATGAGTACACAACTTTACAATTTGTACAACCTCattccaaaatacaaaaataatctttaTGAAAACAATTTGGTAACACTTCAAGGACAAAGCAAGCTCCTAATCATGGGTCATGATCCTCGAGCAGTAGCTTGTTAGATACATTATGTTAGTATCAGACTTGACAGCACAGTATCTCATCTTTACTATTAATGAACCACATCTTTGTGAAGATGTGGGGAAATTGTGGAAATccacaaatacagaaaactgAATAATTTACGTTTTAGATTATTCAGCTTCTGAACACGCATACCCTTTGTGTTAACTATTCCTCAGCAACCATTCATgtcttgtttgtattttattcacattttgcTGTTGCTACATCTGCACAAGTTCCTGTCTCACACTATCAATGATAAAACAGAAATGCTGCTCTGATTTTAGACTACCTATTACACCTAAatgtattaacatgtgtatttgtggctaAATGTACCGATAAACCAATGGAAGATACAGTAATGTATCTGCTGATATATTCCTTAAAGTATCTACTAAGTATGTGAGTTtaggaacagtaaaaaagaaaatattagacTTCAGGGCCCACGTTTAGCTTCTGGTAACTTCCTATTTGACAGCCAACAGTTCATAACTAAGAAGACATTTAACatcaggagaaaaagccaaaaaaaaaaaaaaaaaattttaagaaACGAAAAGAACTAGGCAAGTGAGAATCTCACCACAgagttgaactgaattgaagACAAGTGATTAGAAATGACGCTCTTAATGAAGGAGACCCAAAATATGGGCAGAGTAAACATCTTCATTGTATTCAAAGTAACAGGGGTACACATTAAATGATTGACACCATAAAACCATCACAACGTTTGTCACAGAATAAACGTACACTCACATACTCACAATAATGCAGTAAATTTAAAGGCAATATGGAAATAATCCCTATAGTTTCCGTTGTTAGTTTggcaggttttgtttttttttttatgtgcttCATCAACATGATGTTGATATCTGTTATGATGAAAACCAAAATCTGTAAAATCTGAAAGAATTTCTTAATGGAAGCGTGTTTAACTGGTACAGAGTGGGACTGTTGGTACACGTTACAATGAACAGAAGTCACGTATTATTCATCTATCTTCATGTGAATTTATCTGATCATGTTCATGATGAATAGGTTTTTCCTGGAGGGCTGCAGtcctgcatttttttaaaacatatttcaaatgTGATTAAACTATTTTTCAAAACTGAGCTCTGATAAAAGGCAAAATCAAACCTGTCCTAATATCCAGGCGTGATTAAATATTGTACGATTTCATGTAGGTTGCAATTTAGAGTGAGTACTTTAGTGCATTTGTCCTTGTGCTTCTGTGTCCAAAACACTTTCTCCAATGTACCTTTATTTTGTACTAAACCCATTACTTCATATGGGAATAAGCAAGCACCCTGAAGCTAAACTAAAGCTGAAGACCATGCAGGACCAAATTCAAGAACCTGGGAGGAGTTTGACATCACCATTTAGGAATATTTACTCTCACGAATAAAACAATGAGTTTCAAAGCACATGCCTGTACTGCACATGCTTGCACTGTCGTAATGAGAGTAAGGTATAAATAAGATTAACTTTTGAATGCTGAATAATTTCGGTCTGAGCTCGGTATCAATGACTGTGcttcttagaaaaaaaaaacaaaaaactaaacaaattcATATTTGTTAATCATGACTAATTGCACTTTTAGAATTGATAGTCTGTTCACTGTAATCTCTGACAGGTCAACAAAACAAGTCAACGCTATCAaatcatttttctacatttctgtttagAGGTTTTTAGTTATAGCTATGAGGGTTTGCTGACAACAACATGACTGTTGAATTGTGTCCACGGACATAAGTGATATGTATTTCGATAATCCACAAACACTCATCCACACTCATAAATTCACATACTCGTACATTAAAGACTAAACAGCTCAGCTTCCCAACACATTAAGATCCATGAACCCCAGCAGTGGTCACCCTTCATGTTCACATACCAGAGTATCATGTTACTTCCATGTTCTTTATCCATCTCATCCAGGAAGTACTTTGGAGTACCAGGAAGTCCACTCATTGCagtaactcactcacacatac
This portion of the Gouania willdenowi chromosome 7, fGouWil2.1, whole genome shotgun sequence genome encodes:
- the phf8 gene encoding histone lysine demethylase PHF8 isoform X2 produces the protein MASVPVYCLCRLPYDVTRFMIECDICQDWFHGSCVGVEEDKAAEIDLYHCPNCQVTHGPSVMRKRRGGSKQTDSASAAARDPSRPVKTGSTQFVRELRSRTFPNADEVLLKPTGAQLTVEFLEEHSFSVPVMVLRRDGLGMTLPPSSFNVNDVEHYIGADKEIDVIDVARQCDLKMRLGDFVEYYNSPNRERVLNVISLEFSETRLSNLVETPKIVRKLSWVENLWPEESVFERPNVQKYCLMGVKDSYTDFHIDFGGTSVWYHVLRGEKIFYLISPTPANLALFERWSSSSSQNEMFFGDQVDMCYKCSLKQGNTLFIPTGWIHAVLTPVDCLAFGGNFLHSLNIDMQLRAYEIEKRLSTADLFRFPNFETVCWYVGKHLLDTFRGLRENRRHPATYLVHGAKALNNAFRGWTRKEALAGHEVEIPGTINTQTLVKDLAKEIRLVEDIFQQNIGRTGPQFPGSPLSKAPLTTAQNSGRPPGKKKGLKSKEMAVDVGPVGTKKKSQKGLLKAEAGELDLLEIHTKHTLKKFQPGKSKLKNKLELPLDGFEGKLNKSKLRLVLTNGKIQGKDGAGGAGSYQHLAAEGSSLSELESEDELQIDETPPSRRKSAGPSKKKKLSGLPRKLPRAKPCSDPNRIREPGEVDFDIEEDYTTDEEALVAHGVKGGAGGILDLLKASKQVAGLDPSALSEEAPASPSTRDAIQGMLSMANPPSSSSSSSSSSSSSSPLSISGGLTEGLGMVKEKGGRAVWVTNKKAANPEKKPVIQRPGKRPIKRPARHLSDEESPDEQETLGTCFKDSDYVYPSLESDEEDHANKAKMKRKKNWDDTPWSPKARVMPTLPKQERPAREGARVASVETGLAAAAAKLAQQQQKPVKRKYIKKQRPPAPVVTPPPVLAEPAPPSPTTAPESVADSSPDRRMDYFSASLLDHEYTAGPGPFGQGGPRGGGAMAPGVFLTTRRPSLSPQSSSSHSGASPASLASQGAIGVGKRPKKGLATAKQRLGKILKIHRNGKLLL
- the phf8 gene encoding histone lysine demethylase PHF8 isoform X1, which gives rise to MASVPVYCLCRLPYDVTRFMIECDICQDWFHGSCVGVEEDKAAEIDLYHCPNCQVTHGPSVMRKRRGGSKQTDSASAAARDPSRPVKTGSTQFVRELRSRTFPNADEVLLKPTGAQLTVEFLEEHSFSVPVMVLRRDGLGMTLPPSSFNVNDVEHYIGADKEIDVIDVARQCDLKMRLGDFVEYYNSPNRERVLNVISLEFSETRLSNLVETPKIVRKLSWVENLWPEESVFERPNVQKYCLMGVKDSYTDFHIDFGGTSVWYHVLRGEKIFYLISPTPANLALFERWSSSSSQNEMFFGDQVDMCYKCSLKQGNTLFIPTGWIHAVLTPVDCLAFGGNFLHSLNIDMQLRAYEIEKRLSTADLFRFPNFETVCWYVGKHLLDTFRGLRENRRHPATYLVHGAKALNNAFRGWTRKEALAGHEVEIPGTINTQTLVKDLAKEIRLVEDIFQQNIGRTGPQFPGSPLSKAPLTTAQNSGRPPGKKKGLKSKEMAVDVGPVGTKKKSQKGLLKAEAGELDLLEIHTKHTLKKFQPGKSKLKNKLELPLDGFEGKLNKSKLRLVLTNGKIQGKDGAGGAGSYQHLAAEGSSLSELESEDELQIDETPPSRRKSAGPSKKKKLSGLPRKLPRAKPCSDPNRIREPGEVDFDIEEDYTTDEEALVAHGVKGGAGGILDLLKASKQVAGLDPSALSEEAPASPSTRDAIQGMLSMANPPSSSSSSSSSSSSSSPLSISGGLTEGLGMVKEKGGRAVWVTNKKAANPEKKPVIQRPGKRPIKRPARHLSDEESPDEQETLGTCFKDSDYVYPSLESDEEDHANKAKMKRKKNWDDTPWSPKARVMPTLPKQERPAREGARVASVETGLAAAAAKLAQQQQQKPVKRKYIKKQRPPAPVVTPPPVLAEPAPPSPTTAPESVADSSPDRRMDYFSASLLDHEYTAGPGPFGQGGPRGGGAMAPGVFLTTRRPSLSPQSSSSHSGASPASLASQGAIGVGKRPKKGLATAKQRLGKILKIHRNGKLLL